The Thermoplasma sp. Kam2015 DNA segment GAAATTTAATTATTCTGAAAAAATATATCTTATATCAATCGATCAATGGCCCTCTCATTCCACCATTTCCAAGGTTAATGTATGGGCCCCTCCACCGCCATGGCAGAGTGTAGCCAATCCAGTCTTCATATGCCTGTGCTTCAACGCATTTATCAATGTTACTATGATCCTGGCTCCGCTGTTTCCGATCGGATGCCCTATCGCAACTGCACCACCGTTCACATTGAATCTGTCATTATCTATCTTCAGTTCATTTCTGACTATGACCGAGGCTATGGAGAAGGCTTCGTTGTGTTCAACAAGGTCATAGTAATCTATGGTCTTATGCTGTTTTTCCAGCAGCTTTCTCGTTGCCGGTATGGGCGCTTCAACGAAATCAAGAGGATCGAGAGATGCCTGTTCATATCCTGTGATCCTTGCCACTGGCTTAAGGCCATATTCGTTGATGGCCTTTTCAGAAGCTATCATGAGCGCAGATCCACCGTCCGAAAGCTGTGCAGAATTACCGGCCGTTAATATCCCGTTTTTCTCAAATGCTGGAGGTAGTTTTGCGAGATCCTCCATGGTCGTCTTTCTTATGCCCTCATCACGATCCAAGTTTTCAAACGGAACGATCTCGTCTGCAAATTCTCCAGATTCTGTCGCTCTGATGGCTCTTTCATAGCTCTGCACAGAGTATTCATCAGCCATCTCTCTTGTTATGCCGAATTTTCTAGATGTTCGCTCAGCTGATACGCCCATATGTTCGAAATAGAAGGCATCCAGAAGGCCATCAACAAGCATGGCATCATCTATCTTGTAGTTCTTGTGAAGAAGATGCTTCGGTCCCCATCTGAGATCCGCAGGGAGAAGGAAGGGGGCATTGCTCATGCTCTCCATACCTCCAGCGATCACGAGATCTCTTTCACCTAGGGCGATCTCCCTTGCCGCACTTTCCACTGCCAGCATACCCGATGCACATACAACATTGACAGTATATTTAAGGACAGAATTTGGGAGGCCTCCATGGAACGCGGCCTGGCCGGCTGGATTTTGCCCGTTTCCAGCTTGAATTACATTGCCCATTATTACTTCTTCCACCGATTTCGCATCTATGTGTGTTTCATCCATCACCGCCTTAATAGCTGCACCACCCAGCTGGGGGGCCTTTAACTTTGAAAAGGATCTTCCGAACTTGCCGATGGCAGTTCTCTTGGCAGCTACAATATATACATCTCTCATATTCTAAAATGACGAGGCAATTAATACATTTTTACTTTGCACATGCATGAATAGTTTTCCTTGGTCAAGTAGAGAATTGAACATTCCACTATATATCCCTGATGGCTGGTGGAAGATGATAAAAATTTCTACATGTAAAAAAATTAGAAAAGATCCGATATTTTTCTGATTATTTCGGCATTCTAATCGAATCAAAGTTTAAATCATGGACAATGTTAATAAGTTAATGTCAAAGGTGATGCCTTGGTAGTTGTAGGATTAGATGTAGGTTATGGCGATACAAAGGTAATAGGAGTTGATGGTAAGAGGATACTGTTTCCTTCCAGATGGGCTGTGACGGAGACTGAAAGCTGGGGTATAGGAGGCAAGATACCGGTTCTTAGCACTGATGGGGGCCAGACGAAGTTCATATATGGCAAATATGCCAGTGGAAATAACATAAGGGTACCACAGGGTGATGGGAGGCTGGCCAGCAAAGAGGCCTTTCCCTTGATAGCCGCCGCACTCTGGGAAACGGGTATACACAACGATGGAAGCCCCGTGGATCTTGTAATAGGTAGCGGAACACCTCTCGGTACGTTTGATCTGGAGGTCAAAGCGGCAAAAGAGGCACTGGAAAATAAGGTGCTTACGGTCACAGGACCAGAGGGTGAGGTCAGGCAATTCAACATAACCAGGCTTATAATGAGACCACAGGGAGTTGGTGCTGCCCTGTACCTGCTGAATCAGGGAATAATTGAACAGCAGCCAGGTTACGGAGTGGTGATCGATGTAGGATCTAGGACTACTGATGTGCTGACGATAAACCTGATGGACATGGAGCCTGTGGTGGAGCTATCCTTCAGTCTACAGATAGGCGTTGGTGACGCGATTTCCGGCCTTTCAAGAAAGATAGCCAAGGAGACAGGATTCGTCGTCCCATTTGATCTGGCTCAGGAGGCACTTTCACACCCAGTCATGTTCAGGCAGAAGCAGGTCGGTGGTCCTGAGGTTTCCGGGCCAATATTGGAGGACCTTGCCAACAGAATCATAGAGAACATAAGACTGAACCTAAGGGGAGAGGTCGACCGTGTCACATCGCTGATACCGGTTGGTGGAGGATCAAACCTGATAGGCGATCGCTTTGATGAGATCGCGCCAGGTACTTTGGTGAAGATAAAGCCCGAAGATCTGCAGTTTGCAAATGCACTTGGATATAGGGATGCGGCGGAAAGATCGATGTAGATAATGCATGACGATACGAATTGTCCTTGACCTTAGCGACGAGGAGAAAAAAATAGTGGATCTCATAAGGATACAGGGGGAGACGTACGTAGATACCATCAAAAGAATAATAGAGGATTACTATGAATACCAACTGGTCAAGGACGCCGTGAATAAAATTTACGACAAATTGGGCCTGTCCGAAAAGAAGGAAAAAACAGATGATCCACCACCAGAAATAAAGTCTAAGAAAAAGACTGAGATCAGTCAGGGGCATCCCGTCAGTATGACCAAGGTGGAGGAACTTAAGAAAAATCTTGAAAGCAGATGGAAGTGAGGCTTCAATTACAATTTTTTAATATACAGATCCAAATTCAGTTTCATCGTCTTTTATATACTTATCCTAAACGTTAACTTTAAGTTTAATGATATAATACCCGCCTGTAATCATGCTTATGTATTAAATATCATAAGCATGAATATATGAGAATAATGTAAGATATGTGATGGTGGTAATATGGCGAAGATGCTAGTAATGGTGATCACTGGAAAAGAGAACATAAACACGGAAATGGTAGCATTCAATTTTGCCATAAATTCAGTCCAGAATGCACATGCACAGGTCGAAATGCTATTTCTTGGGCGCGGTGTGGAAGCCGTACTCAAGAATCAGAACAATTCAGATACATTCCTGGCGCAGGCTCAGAAAGCAAGATCGCTGAACATACGGCTAACAGTATGCAGCGTTAGTATGAAATCTCTGGGCATAACGGATGAAATGATATTTGAAGGCCTAGATAAGGTTATGGGTGGAGTCGAAACGGCTGCTCGTATCGATGAAGGATACCAGGTGATAACTTTCTAAGTTGATGGAAATGGACATAACACTGCTTCAATATATTTTCTCAATAATATCCGGCGTTATAGTCGGTTTTTCTCTCGGCCTGATCGGAGGCGGCGGATCAATACTGGCCATTCCGCTCCTGATATACTTCGTAGGAATAAGGAATCCGCATCTAGTGATCGGTACGACGGCACTTGCCGTGGGTATAAATGCACTAATAAATGTATACAGTCATTTCAAGAAGAAGAACGTCAATCTCAGGACAGGGGCGATATTCACAGTATTCGGCGTTATCGGCGTCTTGATAGGTACTACGCTCGGGCTAATCACACCCGGCGGAAAGTTGTTGTTTCTCTTCTCATTTCTAATGATGATCATTGGAGCATACATGTTTGTAACCAAATGCAGGACATGCAAGAATT contains these protein-coding regions:
- a CDS encoding acetyl-CoA C-acetyltransferase; translation: MRDVYIVAAKRTAIGKFGRSFSKLKAPQLGGAAIKAVMDETHIDAKSVEEVIMGNVIQAGNGQNPAGQAAFHGGLPNSVLKYTVNVVCASGMLAVESAAREIALGERDLVIAGGMESMSNAPFLLPADLRWGPKHLLHKNYKIDDAMLVDGLLDAFYFEHMGVSAERTSRKFGITREMADEYSVQSYERAIRATESGEFADEIVPFENLDRDEGIRKTTMEDLAKLPPAFEKNGILTAGNSAQLSDGGSALMIASEKAINEYGLKPVARITGYEQASLDPLDFVEAPIPATRKLLEKQHKTIDYYDLVEHNEAFSIASVIVRNELKIDNDRFNVNGGAVAIGHPIGNSGARIIVTLINALKHRHMKTGLATLCHGGGGAHTLTLEMVE
- a CDS encoding actin-like protein — encoded protein: MVVVGLDVGYGDTKVIGVDGKRILFPSRWAVTETESWGIGGKIPVLSTDGGQTKFIYGKYASGNNIRVPQGDGRLASKEAFPLIAAALWETGIHNDGSPVDLVIGSGTPLGTFDLEVKAAKEALENKVLTVTGPEGEVRQFNITRLIMRPQGVGAALYLLNQGIIEQQPGYGVVIDVGSRTTDVLTINLMDMEPVVELSFSLQIGVGDAISGLSRKIAKETGFVVPFDLAQEALSHPVMFRQKQVGGPEVSGPILEDLANRIIENIRLNLRGEVDRVTSLIPVGGGSNLIGDRFDEIAPGTLVKIKPEDLQFANALGYRDAAERSM
- a CDS encoding DsrE family protein — its product is MAKMLVMVITGKENINTEMVAFNFAINSVQNAHAQVEMLFLGRGVEAVLKNQNNSDTFLAQAQKARSLNIRLTVCSVSMKSLGITDEMIFEGLDKVMGGVETAARIDEGYQVITF